DNA sequence from the Lynx canadensis isolate LIC74 chromosome B2, mLynCan4.pri.v2, whole genome shotgun sequence genome:
gaaagaaaaagaaaacgaaggggcaaaatgtgaaatgtggaatggaggagaaactgaaaacagataCTTGAATTTTTGAACCTCTGTAGAGGTTTTTGCATCATATTGTTGAATCTCTCAAGAACTGTGTTATGACTGATAATCCCTTGAATTATCACAGCTGCCCCCTGAAGCAGCTGTGATACCTTTGATACCTGTGATACCTGTGATACTTCAAGTGATACCTCTTGCAGAAGCAATATTTGGGAAAAGTGGAAGGATGTAAGAAACCCGTTTAGAGCTTTCTAACAATGAGTTTTCATTGAATTTGAGCTCCAGCTGTCATAAAATGTAGGCACATGTGGTCTTGGTCTTCCCTGGTCAACATTGGAGGACTTTAATCACCAATATTAAAGCATTTGGAGGACCAGATAAGGTGCATGCCACACGCAGCTGCCAGCAAGGAAAGTGTACCCAACAATGATCTTGATGACCATGTGCTGCTTAGCATGGGTGATTAAATGGTATTGGGATGGAAGGTTAAGATGGAAGGTTAGGATGGGAATTGATGAGGTGCCAGTAGGTTTTCTCATTTCAGAAGTTGTTTGAATCTTTCTGGGACATGTGACTTCTTGTTGGGTGACGTTTAAAGTATTGCCTGGATAGATCAGAAGCATGACCTTTATAGAAGTTGTGTTTTATCTTAATAGTTCCATATACGAAGCATGGAAATGAAGTGTAAGGAATCTGGAGTAGGCAATCACACCCATGTATTCTGTGGCAAATGTCCACTCTAATAGGAATTAAGAGAAATAGTCATCATAAGAATTTGTCACATCCCATTCACGGTGAAAGGTCCAAGTTTATGCATCATCTTTCTCTTCCTATCTCCATGTAGGTGTCACAGGGCCTCCTTTAGGGATTTATAATAAACACAGTTTCCTTATGGGGACATCATGGGCACTGTAGGAAACatggggaagaaggggaagatgTAAAGTGACTCCTTCAGTggaatatctttttgttttttttcttagtccaaGGAGTGGAGTTGCAGAAGGAAATCTGGAGGCAGGCATAGGAGTTAATTTAGAAGTCCCATGtatgaagcagaagaaagcatAGAAGAGTCAAAGAAAAATTTGTGGGACAAATGCCCATGGAGTTTCAAATGGAGAAtctcctgaaaagaaaaataatggcaatgttattttgtcttttattcatgttgtatttttttatacattaaaaatccATTCAGATGAAATTACCAGTATACTTATTTAATAACaaactttgatttaaaaactGATGGCACATCTATCTACATTTTGGAAAGATTTGTGCATCATTAGAACAACATTTTTGCTTTACAGGGACCATCTGGTTTCAGCAGTTATTaagcttaatttattttgaagaacaTCACAAAAGCACTGGGAATCTGGAAACAGTTGATCAAATCCCCTTCTTTGAgtacaattttcaaaaaatggaTTTGTTGAAAGGCCATCTCCTTGTCTCTTCCCACCTCCCACATTACTTGGTTCCTagtggagaggaagaacaaaaaaagccAACGTAGGAAATAGACTATGGCTGCTGAAAGATAACTgctctttttcattatttcattttgtttcattaaattgACACTGCATTCATCCAGGTGTTAGCAAATGTGACATTTGACATACTTTAATTTTCAATAGCCAGTTGTGTTCTTATCTTACAGTATCTGATTTTTACCTTGttccctttgttttctgattatataggtaataaagccattaaaaaatgaaagagtatataggtgtgtattttatttactttatagaGTATATTGTAATATCATATACATGACATATTACATatcctttcagtttttatttggcTACATTATTATGCATACATATAACACTAGCaattctttctttgctttgtgTGTCATTTCAACCTCCTTTTCATATTTCCAGCTATTTTGATTGGGTACCATGGAGGTGTGCCTTGAAAGGTAATTGACAGCCACTAGGACAATCATGAAGGGAGAGCCATTGCAGAAAAGGGGTAACCCAAAACACAAAGAAGCCTGAATGTATACATGACATGGTTAGGAaactataaagataaaataacagGCTTCATGCAATTGGAAGTTATTAGgataaaaatatgacaaaatgagAGCATGAAAAATAGTGAATACTTCTTTCTTTGCAAATTACTCATGTATACAGAAATCCTAAGGTCATTATGTGctcatattttcacttttcaaagaATATGGCATTGGCAGTTACAAGTACCTTTGAGGGATTCATCAAAtgttttctagaaataaaatgtaagtaaactTACATAAAGCAAGTAATGCTTGCTGTCCTGAGGTGagggttttgcttttgtttttttctaaagagtgagaatgggagagagggatCAGGTagtggtagagggagagggaaacagagaatttTAAGGGAGCTTCACACCCAGCCTGGAGCTAGATCTAAgtaccctgagatcacgacctgagcagaaatcaagagtaggatgcttaaccaactgagccacccaggtgcccctaccttggTGAGTTTTTAAGCTTATTGAATTTGGCTGAGGATACAAGAAGCTGAAGTAGAGTTGAATGGGGATGAGTAACCAACTCATCAAGCCAGGTGGTAGTGTTGTCTTGGAGGACCTTGTTCTCCCATTGCTACAAATTATGCTTCCCTCTCAGGAGACTCTCAAGAATACAAAGTCATATCACCaggaaatatttacatttaatcaCGAAAGAGTGTTTCACAAGCTCAGTGAGAAGCATCACAGTTCAGATCACAGGTTTGGAGTTTTGCACTCCATTGCAGGGGGCACCTCCCAGGAGCTTCAATTTGAtaaagtttattgtttttcttcttttttatggaatttttacttactttttgaagtaatctgtatacccaacATGTGtgtcaaactcacaaccctgagatcaagggttgaaTACTCTATCCACTGagacaaccctgagatcaagggttgaaTACTCTATCTACCCACCACATTCTTTTCTGAGGAGCCACTATAGCTGGTTGATCAGAAGCCAGTCCTGCTCAAGTAGACATGATGATCTGGAAGAAGAGAACTAATATTAGTCTCTAATGCACTGTGTAGAGCTGAAGTGACTCATCTGGGAGGCTGTATGTTCCATGCAGCTATGTGCTTGGGGAGATCATGAGGAGAAGGATGGAGAGGATTCCTTCCTCTGTTTTCGCTCTTGGTTTTTCTAACCCTATGGTAAAGTGATTTTCTGTCtatatgaaatgcatttttaagagACTAATTTCTCTTTGAGttcatgtaattattttctgGTAGACGCTGGATGGTTCTCCCATAACCAGATGCTAGGAGAAATCTGGAATCCAGCAGGACacttccttttacttctttgttattGAAGGTTCCTACATCTTCTAAGACTGTAGTAATTTTCAACATATTCAACATATTTACCTAATGGTGTatctgttttgggtttttttgttgttaattttaatgtttatttttgagagagagagagagagtgagcgggagaggggcagagagagagggagacacagaatccaaagcaggctctaagctctaagctgtcagcacagagcccatgcggggctcgaacccacaaactgcgagaccgtGATCTGAACCAAACTcagaggctcaacagactgagccacccaggtgcttttgGAGACTAGAAAAATCAGATAACTGTTGAGCAGAATGAAAGGTTTGATAAGATTTTCCAAAGGGAGATGCAACATTTTTCCCTTGAAGTT
Encoded proteins:
- the LOC115514984 gene encoding amine sulfotransferase-like → MEDIDTFLFKLKGYYFGCETLDIGFIENLNDFEIKEDGVFIITYSKSGTIWFQQLLSLIYFEEHHKSTGNLETVDQIPFFEYNFQKMDLLKGHLLVSSHLPHYLVPSGEEEQKLQITHVYRNPKVIMCSYFHFSKNMALAVTSTFEGFIKCFLEIKCK